One Mauremys mutica isolate MM-2020 ecotype Southern chromosome 9, ASM2049712v1, whole genome shotgun sequence DNA segment encodes these proteins:
- the LOC123377293 gene encoding GPI mannosyltransferase 4-like yields the protein MSLSPRSRDATAASESPAPPGTASPTAGDFLPPGAHLHGHRRSAPSAPNWFPGSKLLIPWQLMFLIVQVCDFAQTSFSSGKWSELRMSAKTFWGILALLRIFWCLLPQTGYLHPDEFFQSPEVMAGDILDLQVYYPWEFLSSSPCRTAVFPLITSGITYWMIKSLQQLGMWSNGINSYTLLVSPRLLLTTFSFILDYSVYRLAPFWGADRWNALVLLAGSYVTLVFYTRTFTNTLEGLLFALLMVLVSPKAVGYGTDISQAKPTSSSLIGIITVAGFFNRPTFLAFALMPLLYWAVLNATSQHSIKTIAKHLLKLVSSTAFTAIIFTAADTLYFTSIGSEISLYSIKKNGLLSTIAQINQNVIVTPFNFLRYNLNPHNLAQHGIHPRFTHFAVNGIMLFGILHILAISVGLKMLKLNIHLLSWIRLHNHRPSTMLVLAKGKPTLLLFYFVPLAFLSLFNHQEPRFLIPLILPLVLLITPQNRTLKWKPIIIIFNVLGALLFGCLHQGGLIPCLSHLEQLIHSTESLNHPAHYILLFAHTYMPPRFLLSINKRDPLVEIIDMAGTEENTLCQTLGHLANNIACGTREIDKERTCHLFVITPGTVRTTIQKCGVLFKNETLIFPHLTMEDPPQISFLFSEKWRSQLGLYILQIDRNEQSI from the exons ATGAGCTTATCTCCTCGGAGCCGAGACGCGACGGCCGCATCCgagagccccgccccgcccggaaCAGCCTCACCTACCGCCGGCGACTTCCTTCCACCCGGAGCTCATTTACATGGACACAGGCGAAGTGCCCCCTCGGCGCCTAATTGGTTCCCAG GGTCAAAGTTACTGATCCCATGGCAACTGATGTTTCTAATAGTCCAAGTCTGTGACTTTGCCCAAACGTCATTCAGTTCTGGCAAGTGGAGTGAACTTAGGATGTCAGCCAAGACCTTTTGGGGGATTCTTGCTCTGCTCCGAATTTTCTGGTGTCTTCTTCCTCAGACAGGTTACCTTCATCCTGATGAATTCTTCCAATCACCTGAGGTCATGGCAG GAGATATTTTAGACCTACAAGTCTATTATCCCTGGGAATTCCTTTCCAGTTCTCCTTGTAGAACAGCTGTGTTCCCATTAATTACATCTGGCATTACCTACTGGATGATCAAGTCTTTGCAACAGCTGGGCATGTGGTCAAATGGCATCAACAGCTACACCCTTCTTGTGTCACCTCGCCTTCTCCTCACCACCTTTTCTTTCATACTTGACTATAGCGTGTATCGGCTAGCTCCTTTCTGGGGTGCAGATCGGTGGAACGCCCTGGTTCTGCTTGCTGGGTCCTATGTCACACTAGTATTTTACACAAGAACATTTACTAACACACTTGAAGGACTTCTGTTTGCCCTGCTGATGGTACTAGTATCTCCAAAAGCCGTTGGTTATGGAACAGACATCAGCCAGGCGAAACCTACCAGTAGCAGTCTCATAGGGATTATAACAGTTGCTGGGTTTTTCAACAGGCCAACTTTTCTGGCATTTGCTTTAATGCCACTGCTTTACTGGGCAGTTTTAAATGCCACTTCTCAGCACAGTATTAAAACTATTGCAAAGCACCTCTTGAAGCTTGTTTCAAGCACAGCTTTCACTGCCATCATCTTCACAGCAGCTGACACGTTATATTTTACCTCCATTGGATCAGAGATTAGCCTATACAGCATTAAAAAGAATGGCTTGTTAAGCACCATAGCTCAAATAAATCAGAATGTAATAGTGACCCCTTTTAATTTTCTCCGCTATAATCTTAATCCCCATAATCTTGCACAgcatgggattcacccaagatttACTCATTTTGCAGTCAATGGGATAATGCTCTTTGGGATCCTGCACATTCTGGCCATCAGTGTTGGTTTAAAAATGCTGAAATTAAACATCCATCTATTATCATGGATCAGACTACATAATCATAGACCATCTACAATGTTGGTGCTTGCCAAAGGCAAGCcaacattattattattctattttgtTCCTTTGGCATTCCTTTCCCTATTCAACCATCAAGAACCTCGATTCCTCATTCCTCTTATTTTACCACTAGTCCTACTGATCACACCGCAGAATAGAACCCTGAAGTGGAAACCCATCATTATTATTTTCAATGTTCTTGGTGCCCTTTTGTTTGGGTGCTTACACCAGGGAGGGCTGATCCCATGCCTGTCTCATTTAGAACAGCTCATACATTCTACAGAGTCCCTGAACCATCCAGCACACTATATTCTACTCTTTGCTCACACCTATAtgcctcccaggtttctgctcaGTATCAATAAGAGAGACCCATTAGTAGAAATAATTGATATGGCTGGAACTGAAGAAAACACCCTCTGCCAAACACTGGGACACTTAGCAAACAACATTGCCTGTGGGACTAGAGAGATTGATAAAGAAAGAACTTGTCATTTGTTTGTTATAACCCCTGGTACAGTCAGAACAACAATACAAAAATGTGGGGTTTTGTTCAAGAATGAGACGTTAATATTTCCACACTTGACAATGGAAGATCCACCACAAATATCCTTTCTATTCAGTGAAAAATGGAGAAGTCAGTTAGGACTATACATCCTTCAGATAGACAGAAATGAACAGAGCATTTAG
- the LOC123377299 gene encoding protein NCBP2AS2-like, whose amino-acid sequence MVLRRLLFTLLNNPRLIEKLSESRPIRVAAQVTASALTRAQLGGRAAARRLLREGGLARLRETFLRELKDGARARARDWPRPPGNRRDGSGRGSQ is encoded by the coding sequence ATGGTGCTGCGGCGCCTGCTCTTCACGCTGCTCAACAACCCCCGGCTCATCGAGAAGCTGTCGGAGTCGCGGCCGATCCGCGTGGCGGCCCAGGTCactgcctcagccctgacccgGGCCCAGCTGGGGGGTCGGGCGGCGGCGCGGCGTTTGCTGCGGGAGGGGGGCCTGGCCCGCCTGCGGGAGACCTTCCTGCGGGAGCTGAAGGATGGGGCTCGGGCCCGGGCCCGGGACTGGCCCCGACCTCCTGGGAACAGGCGGGACGGGAGCGGACGCGGAAGCCAGTGA
- the LOC123377298 gene encoding nuclear cap-binding protein subunit 2-like: MCSVAMLSVLRSDSYVELSQYRDQHFRGNRYDQERLLKKSCTLYVGNLSFYTTEEQIYELFGKSGDIKKIIMGLDKVKKTACGFCFVEYPCLQSKTSIPVVLKPLYW, encoded by the exons ATGTGCTCGGTAGCGATGCTGAGCGTCCTGCGCAGCGACTCCTACGTGGAGCTGAGTCAGTACCGGGACCAGCACTTTCGG GGTAACAGATATGACCAGGAGCGACTGCTGAAAAAGAGCTGCACCCTGTATGTGGGGAATCTCTCCTTCTATACAACAGAAGAGCAGATCTATGAACTGTTTGGTAAAAGTGGGGATATAAAGAAAATCATTATGGGCCTGGACAAAGTGAAGAAAACTGCTTGTGGCTTCTGTTTTGTTGAGTATCCTTGTCTGCAAAGTAAAAcatctataccagtggttctcaaacctttgtactggtga